From the genome of Agromyces intestinalis:
TTCATCGCTCCCGTCGTGCTGCCGCTCTGGATGGTCGTCGGCTGGGCGATCTTCGGCGCGGGCGGGTGGAGCACGCTCGGGCTGGTCATCACGCTCCCGGCGGCGTTCCTGGCGTTACTGGTGATCGCACTGCTCGTGAACGCGCGGCCGAGCGTGCGCGCCGAGCGCGCGGTCTCGTGGACCGACGTCGGTGTGCTCGGCGCCTGGCACGTGCTGCTCATCGCGGCCGGCTGCTACGGCAGTACCGCGCTGCTGTTCGGCGTGCTCGCCCTGATCGCCGCGGTCGCGGCGTTCTGGGTCTCGATCTGGCAGCTGGTGAGCGACGGGGCGCGGCGCATGCAGGCGAGCATGGCCGAGTTCGAGCGCCTCGCGGGCCAGGGGCGGCCGGATGCCTCGAAGCGGCCGCCGTTCGACGACGGAGACGGCGACGTGATCATCGTCAACGAGGTGCGCGACTGACGGATGCCGCGACCCGCGGCGACCGCCGGTCCGCTCGTTTTGGCGGCCATCGCCCCGATCTGGCAGAATGGTTGTTTGTGCCGCCGCAGGTCTCTGCCTCCGGGGAGCACGCACAGCGCGAATCCCGCGCGGGCGGCACCAGACACTTCCATCCATGATCCGCGTTCGACCGGTGGCGGGCGCAGAGAGCGAACCATCATGCACATCCTCGACAGCGTCGACGCCGCGAGCCTCAAGAGCGACATCCCCGACTTCCGCCCCGGCGACACCGTCAAGGTGCACGTCAACATCGTGGAAGGCACCCGCTCGCGCGTCCAGGTCTTCCAGGGCGTCGTCATCGGCCGTTCGGGCCAGGGCGTGCGCGAGACCTTCACGGTCCGCAAGATCAGCTTCCAGGTCGGCGTCGAGCGCAAGTTCCCGGTGCACTCGCCGATCATCGACAAGATCGAGGTCGTCACCCGCGGCGACGTGCGTCGCGCGAAGCTGTACTACCTGCGCGAACTGCGCGGCAAGAAGGCCAAGATCAAGGAGAAGCGCGAGAACTGATCTCGCGCGGCGAGTCCCTCGCCGCTCCGGCGATTTCACCGAGCTCCCCACCCCTAGACTGGGTGGGGAGCTCGGGCGGTTAAATGACAGACGAACACACTCGCACCATGCGCGCAGACGGCGATGGCGGAACGATGACGACGGCAGCGACACGGCGCAGGCGCGGGGCCCTGCTGTTCCTTCGCGACGTGCTCGTGATCTTCGTGGTCGCGGTGCTCGTCTCGTTCCTGATCAAGACGTTCCTGATCCGGTCGTTCTTCATCCCCTCGGGCTCGATGGAGGTCACCCTCGAGGTCGACGATCGCATCATCGTGAACCAGCTCGTGCCCGAGGTGGTGCCGCTCGAGCGCGGCGACGTCGTCGTGTTCCGCGACCCGGGCGGGTGGCTTCCGGCGCGCGTCGAACCCGAGCAGCCGCCGCTCGTCGCGGCGGTCGACTGGTTCCTCGCACTGGTGGGGCTCAGCGCCCCCGACTCGAACGACCATCTGGTGAAGCGGCTCATCGGCCTGCCCGGCGACCACGTCACGTGCTGCAACGCGCTCGGCCAGATGAGCGTGAACGGCGTTCCGCTCGACGAGCCGTACATCACCCTGCCGCCCGGCGAAGAGAAGGCCTCGCGCGACGACTTCGACGTCACCGTGCCGGCCGATCGGCTCTGGATGATGGGCGACAACCGGTACGACTCGCAAGACTCGCGGTACAACGGCGACACTCCGCTCAAGGGGTTCGTGCCGGTCGACAATGTCGTCGGTCGCGCGTTCGTGGTGAGTTGGCCCGTGTCGCACTGGGCCTGGCTCGGCAACTATCCCGAGGTCTTCGACGGCGTCGACAAGGGGCGGGGCTGAATGGCACCTCGCAACGCCCCCGACCTGCGCATCGAACGCGCGATGTTCGCCGAGGGCGTGCCGTTCGTGCTCGCCTGCGACGAGGTCGGCCGCGGGGCCCTGGCCGGCCCCGTGACCGTGGGGCTGGTCGTGATCGCCCCCGACATTCGGCGCATGCCCGCGGGCCTGCGCGATTCGAAGCTGCTGCCCGAGCCGAAGCGCGAGCTGCTCGCGCCGCGCGCCGCGGCGTGGGTGCACGCCTCGGCGGTCGGCGAGGCATCCGCCGATGAGATCGACGAGCTCGGCATCATGGCCTGCCTCGGCCTCGCCGGTGCGCGCGCGTGGGCGCGGCTGGCCGACCAGGTTGCGCTCGAGTCGGGCCTGCCGCTCGTTCTCGACGGCAACTACGACTGGCTGAGCCAGTCGATCGAGCATCGCGCGCAGGTGATCACGCGCATCAAGGCCGACCGCGACTGCGCGTCGGTGTCCGCGGCATCCGTCATCGCCAAGGTGCACCGCGACCGCGGGATGCGCCGCGCGCACGACGACCTGCCGCTCTACGGCTGGGACGAGAACAAGGGCTACTCCACGCGGGGGCACTTCGCCGCGCTGGCCGAGCACGGACCGAGTGCGATGCATCGCCACACCTGGCTGCACGACCGCTCGACGGCCCCGGCGCAGGAGCCGTCGCTGTTCGACCTCAGCGTACGATGAGTCCGATGGACGAGGACGAATTCGACGACTACGACCGCGAGGTCGAGCTGGCCCTGTACCGCGAGTATCGCGACATCGTGTCGCAGTTCAAGTACGTGGTCGAGACCGAGCGTCGCTTCTACCTCGCGAACGAGGTCGAACTCGTGCGCCGCGACACCGAGCACGACTTCTACTTCGAACTGGCGATGAAAGACGTCTGGGTGTGGGACGTCTACCGTGCCGACCGGTTCGTGAAGGCGGTGCGGGTGCTCACCTTCAAGGACGTGAACATCGAAGAGCTCGCGACGCGCGAGTTCGAACTGCCGAAGGAACTCGCGCTCGACGAATAGGTCGCCGCACGCGCTCGAGTCCTCCTCGACAGGTCGGTCATCGGCGACCGGCTTCGACAGCCGGCGCCCCGGCGAGGTCGTCGTATCGTTGCCTCCGCGACGCTGGTCGCGGAGGTGGTGCGGATGGCCCACAACACGGAACTCGGTCGGCGCGGCGAACAGCTCGCCGTCGACCATCTGCAAGCGCGCGGCATGGTCGTGCTCGACCGCAACTGGCGATGCCGGCTCGGCGAGATCGACATCGTCGCGCGCGACGGCGACGACACGGTCTTCATCGAGGTGAAGACCCGTACGGGCGCCGGCTACGGGCACCCGTTCGAGGCGATCACGGCCCTGAAGCTCGCACGCATGCGCCGGCTCGCCGTCGCCTGGTGCGAAGCGGCTGAGGGCATGGTCGGGCGTATCCGGCTCGACGCGGTCGCCGTGCTCGCGCCGAGCGAGGCCCCCGCGCTCATCGAGCACCTGGAAGGGCTCGGCTGATGCCTGTCGCACGCACCAGGTCGGTCGCCCTCCTCGGGCTCGCGGGGTCGATAGTCGACGTCGAAGCCGACCTGTCGAGCCAGCTGCCGAACGTCGTCATCATCGGGCTGCCCGACGCCGCGCTCGCCGAGGCGCGCGACCGGGTGCGCTCGGCCGCGACGAACGCAGGATGCCCGCTGCCGAACCGCCGGCTCACCGTCAACCTCTCGCCGGCGTCCTTGCCGAAGCACGGCTCGGGCTTCGACCTGGCCATCGCCATCGCGTGCCTCGCCGCGAGCGGCGGCGTCGACCGGGCCTCCGTCGAGTCGGTCGTGCACCTCGGCGAGCTCGGGCTCGACGGGCGGGTCCGCCCGATCGACGGCGTGCTCCCCGCGGTGCTCGCCGCCGCCCGGGCGGGGCATCGCACCGTCATGGTGCCGGCCGCCAACGCCGACGAGGCGTCGCTCGTGCCCGACGTGCGGGTGATCGGGGTGGCCACGCTCACCGAGGCGGCCGTCTGGCACGGCGGACGGTACGAGGTGCCCGAGGGCCTGCTCGGCGGCGACCCGCCCTCGG
Proteins encoded in this window:
- a CDS encoding DUF2469 family protein — its product is MDEDEFDDYDREVELALYREYRDIVSQFKYVVETERRFYLANEVELVRRDTEHDFYFELAMKDVWVWDVYRADRFVKAVRVLTFKDVNIEELATREFELPKELALDE
- the lepB gene encoding signal peptidase I, which encodes MRADGDGGTMTTAATRRRRGALLFLRDVLVIFVVAVLVSFLIKTFLIRSFFIPSGSMEVTLEVDDRIIVNQLVPEVVPLERGDVVVFRDPGGWLPARVEPEQPPLVAAVDWFLALVGLSAPDSNDHLVKRLIGLPGDHVTCCNALGQMSVNGVPLDEPYITLPPGEEKASRDDFDVTVPADRLWMMGDNRYDSQDSRYNGDTPLKGFVPVDNVVGRAFVVSWPVSHWAWLGNYPEVFDGVDKGRG
- the rplS gene encoding 50S ribosomal protein L19, with amino-acid sequence MHILDSVDAASLKSDIPDFRPGDTVKVHVNIVEGTRSRVQVFQGVVIGRSGQGVRETFTVRKISFQVGVERKFPVHSPIIDKIEVVTRGDVRRAKLYYLRELRGKKAKIKEKREN
- a CDS encoding ribonuclease HII; its protein translation is MAPRNAPDLRIERAMFAEGVPFVLACDEVGRGALAGPVTVGLVVIAPDIRRMPAGLRDSKLLPEPKRELLAPRAAAWVHASAVGEASADEIDELGIMACLGLAGARAWARLADQVALESGLPLVLDGNYDWLSQSIEHRAQVITRIKADRDCASVSAASVIAKVHRDRGMRRAHDDLPLYGWDENKGYSTRGHFAALAEHGPSAMHRHTWLHDRSTAPAQEPSLFDLSVR
- a CDS encoding YraN family protein; amino-acid sequence: MAHNTELGRRGEQLAVDHLQARGMVVLDRNWRCRLGEIDIVARDGDDTVFIEVKTRTGAGYGHPFEAITALKLARMRRLAVAWCEAAEGMVGRIRLDAVAVLAPSEAPALIEHLEGLG